The nucleotide window TAACATTACTGATTAATGAAGTTGGCTTTCCGCTGACCTTTCACGTCAGTAATCAACACATCAGTGTCATCGCCAATAAGCTCAATGATGATTGTCTTATTGCCACCAATTTAGACACCTTGATCAAACTCAAAGATCTTGAATTACTGACCTCGCTGATAAAATCCGGCGAGCTCGACATCATTGGTGATGTTAAAGTCGCTCAACAATTTGCCGCGATTCAGGAAAATCTAGACATCGATTGGCAAACATTACTGGCCGAACGCATCGGTGATGTACCAACTCATCAATTAACTAAACTGCTTGATTGGTTGCAACGTAAGATCAATTTTGCCAAACAACAAATCAGCGAAGATGCCAGCGAATATTTTCTTCATGAGGCCCGATTAGTGGTCACCGAACCAGAAATATTAGATTTTAATCAACAAGTTGCAGAACTCGCTAAGCAGACTGATACTTTACAACAACAGCTCAATTCCATATTGGCCAAACTAACAAAATAATAGGGTAGAAATTCGGGTGCGCAGCAAACGCCTTTATAAAATCGTCAAAACCTTCCTGACCTATGGTTTGGATGAGCTAATTCCGCGTGAGCGACTACCATTCGCCGCCAAAGTGGCGCGCGCGTCATTGTTTTGGCTGCGTAATAAACACAAAGACAAGCCAGTTGAGCAGCGTTTTAGATTAGCGATTGAATCACTGGGGCCGGTGTTTATTAAGTTTGGCCAAATGCTGTCTACCCGCAGAGATTTGCTATCTGATGATTTGGCGAAAGAGCTGGCCTTGCTGCAAGATAAAGTGAATGCCTTT belongs to Thalassotalea sp. HSM 43 and includes:
- a CDS encoding ubiquinone biosynthesis accessory factor UbiJ, with translation MNDTEATATLDQLMPKQAVTALLETLANHLLALDNNTAAALDKLENRSLTLLINEVGFPLTFHVSNQHISVIANKLNDDCLIATNLDTLIKLKDLELLTSLIKSGELDIIGDVKVAQQFAAIQENLDIDWQTLLAERIGDVPTHQLTKLLDWLQRKINFAKQQISEDASEYFLHEARLVVTEPEILDFNQQVAELAKQTDTLQQQLNSILAKLTK